GCGTttccacagttttgcactcggcggctaaCGTtataccgcagtcttggaaagggagtgagcggaggggtactcaggtGGTTGcattctgcaaccacaccactcgatgtcgccaaatcctatacactgtcccttttaaataaGAGCGATGTCTATCTCgcaatgatgtgtgtgtgcgtgtgtggttaCAGACTACTACAGTCCAGCCATGCTGGGGCTGAAGATGGACCAGGAGGTGTTAGGGGAACTGGTGAAAGTTAAAATCCCCGGAGTCTGGCAGACCATGACGGATCATAATGTCATGTGGACCCTGGTGGTCTCCCGATGGTTCATCTGTCTCTACATAGACGTCTTGCCAGTAGAAGTGAgtgaatctgtgtgtgtttcacagtgCGGACAGGATCCTGCCATTGTCACTGCAATTTATTTGTTATACCTTGTATCGTGAgtcaaaattgatttatataAAAGTTTAGGAAAGCTTGATGACAGACTTTGAGAGGCAAGTCAGAGAAAAATTCTGGTCATTGGCATTCAGAACTTTATACAGTGCATGTATGAAACTGTAAAATTATACTAAACtccaatgttttgttgttaAGATGTGCTTTTAATCTCTAAAACTATCAAATCTCTGTCACAGCACACTGTTCAAAAACACTGTTCACTAAAACCATGTGCTTTATTCCAGCGCTGCTTTTAGTGAATTCAGATGTACATGTAAAAAATAAGCGTtttattcctccttttcttccaaTGTGGAATGGCCAACCCCACCATGTAAACAGTCCTTGTTGTTGCTCACTCCCTCTGTTGGCCTGGGGGACGGGTGTGGACTGTTATGTTCTCCAAATACACATGGAGATTCACTAGGAGGGCGTAACACTTGCAGATGTTCATGGTATTCTCACAAGATTCCAGCCTCTCACACAGACACTGCGGCCAGCCTGTAGGAGTTATTACTGCAGCAACAAGGACATGATTCCTCACTAATCTCCAATCCCAAGATTGATTCAGGGTTGCTGCTGCAGTGTCCGAGTTTTTCCTCTTCTCCACTTGAGCACAGCACCTAAGTTGCAAATTTctgattttaaaggaacagtgtgtaacatttcgggggagctattagcagaaatggaatacaatattcataactatgttttcagtagtgtataatcacctgaaaataagaatcgttgtgttttcgttaccatagaatgagcccttcatatcggGCGAtcgagcgggtcctcttcacggagtccgccgtgtTGCAAATACAGCAAGTCATTAAAATCTAACAACTCCATGATGACCAAGAGTATGTATACATTTTCAGTAGTTTACTTAGGCTAGCTAGTGGCGCTTGGACGTGACTCTTCATACTATACAACTCACTACAACTGGTTGTTGATGTTTTGGAGTTTCTAATGTTGTCTATCACGGTTGGTTACTCTAATCTTTTTTGCACTACAACTGAGTTGCATTTACCTGCAGTTCAGATGTTTGTTCAAACTGCAGGTTAAGCTTCATATTGTGCATCGCTGTGCATGTGTTCTCTGGTGGGATTTacctctttgttgttgtttctctgcaGACAGTCCTGAGGATTTGGGATTGCCTGTTCTACGAGGGCTCTAAAATCCTGTTCCGTGTAGCTCTGACACTGATTCACCACAACCAGGCTCTGATTCAACAGGCCCAGTCACTGCCGGACGTCTGCCAAAACTTCAAGCAGATCACCCGTGGACCAATTGTTGATGAATGCCACTCTTTCATGCAGGTAAAAGAAAAGGGAGGTATCCCATCACTGCTAGTTATTAAGAGTGTCATTCACTGGAGGAAAGACCAATCCGTTTAAAGCAGATGTCCCTTGTTATTAACTGTCTTTAATCCTATAATCCTGGTGTTTCTTGCCTTTCCTAGAAAATCTTCACTGAACCAGGAAGTCTCTCCATGGCAACCTTGACTAAGCTGCGGGCGACATGTCGATCTCGCATCATTGCAGAAGAATCCTGAACCAAACTCGACAACCTGTTGCTCAAACTCAATACACATTCCACTGGGCTGAGCACCCAACAGCTGGTTTGCACCTACTTTTTTACTGACTTAATGTCACAGTGGCTACTACATACTGTGGAGTTTGTGTCTTAAACATATTTTCAGACAGTCATACAGTCCAAGTGTAAATATATGGTGAAATGAGAATATTCTTAGCAATGTGCTGTATGAACTGATTATTCCATTTGAACCTAACATGTAGTTTCTTCTTTTGTGAAAATTATGCACTTTACTCCAGAAAGtcagagacactgtagagaaaAAGCTTGGCAGTAAACGGTCAGGTCAGTTAAATAATGCGTTGAACACTATGAGCACAACCAAGAGGCCTGATGTATTTCACACTGAATGGTAAATGAAGACAaaactgctgtagtactgctgtcaGATCTGAATTATACTGATTTCATGACAGAAACttgttttttcaaacatttcaaaatatGATTCATGTACTTATTAGTTGTGTTCAGATTTTGAGCAAATGTCTTTGTTCCTGTCCTCAACCATTAACTCAAGTGTACTATGGTGAAATTATTGAAGTATAATTGAAAAGGCTGCTCTCTTTTTCTAACAAAGGTGTGTCCAGTTTGTTCTGTGTTTCGGTTTTGTGGCCCTTTAAACTTAACGTCATAGTACTGATATCAGATTTTGTTGCACGGGTCAAAAATAACCTTGGCGTTGATCCCAGCTCTGAGTATTCTATGTAATGTACACTTGGATAAACAGCTCAGAGCGAACagacatatttatttcacacaaaTTAAGTTAATTCATAAAGGTACTGTTGCATTGAATACCCCCACCACCCCTCAAAAATCAGTGCTGAACTTTGaagatttttattaactttcaGTAAGATGCATAATAGAAAACGAGATCAAACCAttttctataaaaaaataaaagatcaaATCACTACGATtcatattaacatttctttaaggAGAGAGTCGGGGAAAACAAGAATGGAAATATAATCATCCACCAGTTCACTTGTGATGTTATATACATTTTAGTAATGCAGTCGCACTCTGTGTGTACAGCTGGACCACGACACACAGTTTAAGCAGCtctctgcctttttataatCACAATTACCAGACTGGATTTAATTTGCTGAATTAAACTGTGCCTTAGTGCACTATTGGGGCAGTCTCCACTGTGGAGGCATATGATTGGAAAAGACACTCGAGGCTTTCCCTTTTCTTAGAGTAGGATTATCTTTAGCTtgttaagttaaaaaaaaaaaaactccacccAACTTGAAATGTTTTTACTTGCACACACAAGCCATTggaacttaaaaaaaatgatttgtcctACAGTTCATTTGAGTCTCCCTCTGCCTTTTTAATTGCATATTAAATGAGattttataaataattacatAGCTAAAAACAGCAGTTCAAGCAAATTCAACCAATTCCTAGAACTTAATGGAACAACAGCTGACGGTGAACTTGCTACAGCAAATTCAAACTGCCTCCATCCGTGATTGTATGAAGGCTCGATCCTCTCGGGCTTCATCAAGATGCACGCCATCTAAAGCTAGCAGGTCTTTGGCTTCTCATCATTATCTCACAGAGAAAgtgaaaggaaaataaaaatatccagAGGTCACATAGGATATGCAAAAACATGCACTCACCACAGAGTAACAATTGCTTCCATTCACTCATGCTCGCTCACACACTTGGGTTCATCTCCCCACCGCTCAGTCTGTCGGGTTTAAGTGAAATAAAGGAGGGACCATTCAGATGGTCTGGTATCCAGCATGGCTCCTCTTCCTGCCTATTAGATATGCAATGAGGACGATCAGCACCAGGCCGGCAAGAGCTGCTCCAACAATGATGGGGATGAGCATCTGGTCTTGGTCCATCTGACACTCCTCCGCTGGAAAGAAAAGATGAGAAGTTAACATTATATTGCAGAATTTTGGATCTAGAAATATGTCATTTATGTGTAGTAGCTCCTCCAAAGTTAACAAATACGCCTACCAGCACCTTAAAAGCTCCCTCAACACAATgtattttgttgatttaatcTGCACTCAAACAAGTGGAAAAAAGTTGTGGTTTTAAGAGTTTACATTCTTTAACTATTTCTTATATTTTCATAGATATCAgagtatcaatcttttcattTAACTCTCCAAGAGAGAATATTtcccaaaaggtcaaactattcctttaaatctgTGTATTTCTTCAACCAACATGAAAACTATCTAACTAACTGCAGCTTCTGTGAAATGGCAATTAAGTCTCATCAGACTAAAACTGCAGAGTGCTACCTACTCCTAACAAACAACATCATCAACATTAAGGTCTGAGgacaaaaaaatgataaaagaaaGCATTTGTACCTGTAGCAAACTGGTTGGTAGTGACTTCAAAGGGTTGGACCTGCAGTCTGAATGTGTTGAGAGAGAAGGTTGGCACCACAGTCAGAGTTTGCTGTGCGTTGCACATGTAGGAGCGGCCCAGAGTACTCCGCAGGTAGTCCAGACTGGTGTTACTGGCTGAGAAGGGAGCTGTGGAGAGAGATGCATCAGTAATAGTTGAATCAAACAAATCAGAGCCGGGACGAACAGTATGTTGCTTGTGACAAATGACATACCAGTGGCATCAGACCAATTAGCAAGCAGAGTTATCCCACTCAGGTGGTACTTGTTGCTCGTGGAGTTCTGTGGACGGGAGGAGATGGGTTTGAATAAACACTTGCATCCAcgcataaaaacaaaatcaaactgATCATGtagctaaattaaaaaaagatgaagGATGATCTTACCAGAGTGAAGGTGAAGCTGAGAGTGGTGCTTCGCTCCTGTGTCAAAACCAAGGAAGCACTGCTGGCTTCACATGATCCTGATGAACTAGTCAGATTGGGAGTCAGGTTGACTAATTCTTGGACAGTCTGGCAAAATACACAAAGATACATTTGGTTTAATAGAAGTTTGTTACGCAGAATAGACTGAACATATTTAGCGATTTGTGATTTGTCCTTTCTTGAGAAGCTATCTTTTACCTTATTCTGAGATACAGAGAAATAGGAGACGTTGAGCTGCAGTCCCATTTGGGCCAGGAGACACACAGTGCCGTTGCTATTGTTTACAGAGTAGGTGCCTCGCTCAGGTATTCCTGGAGGAGTTGGTGCTGGAGGGGGTGGTGCTGGAGCTGTGGTTGTTGCAGCACTGGCAGTGGTAGGTGGAGCTGTAGTGCTGGCCTGATCTGCCATACATACGCTTTCTGTGACAAAAGAAATGATAAGTAAATAAGTGATCAACCATAAAGAAGCAGGTCAAACAACCTAGAAACACAACAGAATCGTACCTGTTGGACTCAGGTCATTTCCTGGCATGTACGCCTCCAGCCTTATATCAGAGAAAGTGGCAGTTGCTCCGCCAACTGCAAAAGTAGAGGGGCTCACGCAGCGGTAGGTGGTGTTGATCGGCGCCCAGATCCCAACCGAAGCTGACACCACAGTGACCACAGCtaagacaaataaaaacatacaacaaATTACTTATAAGTGTATATGTGTTGTTTATTGTATAATTACCAGCATCTACTCAGTCATACTGTAAATTCGACATTACAAACATTTTTGTGCTCCTATCATGCTACAACTTACTAATGTACGCTTTACACCACACAGTGTTATCAGATTCTtacttcatactgtatattaagatCTGGTGTGAATGTTATTTTCTATACAAGCATCACAGGCTAAATGAAACAAACTGAATCTGCACTGAGTCTGAGTTTGTTGTGGTGTTTGTTCTCACCTGAGCTGTTAGCCTCCGGGAAGATGGAAGTGTCGCTGAGGTTGTACTGCAGCGTCAGGTTATCAACACTGTACAGGCTCCCATTGGTTGAAAAGCTCAGCCCCAGCGCGTGGCCGGATCCAAACACCGCCACCAGCGACGGTGAGCTGCCGTTTGTTCCACATGAGCTTGTGTCTGCATCGACCATGGTGGAGTCAGGCAGAGAGAACTGCACTGTTCTCTGAGGAAAGACAAGTGATATGACCGTTGTTGATAAGGAGATACAATCAATATTGATGCTTTCAGAGATGGAAATAATGTTGTCACTGTACATACTGTGGCGCTGGAGGTGTTGTATGTGATGGAGAACGATGCAGAGAGCTCAGCCTTAATGCAGGTGGAGTTCCCCTCGTTCACCTCAAGAGTAACAGCCTGAACGCAACCTGTAGAGGAGAACATAATGAGCAGGGAGGCACAATAGTGAAATAATATCGAAAAACattccaataaaaacaaacatctaaCAAATAAAACTCACTACtagaataatatttattttcatattctggACAACTATATGACGTGATATTACACTTCAGTGTGGATTTGTGTGTCATATCTCATTATACTATCCCACAATGATTAACAATAAATATTGATATGTTGCTTAGCACAACTTATTAATGCACAATGTGACCTGATGATGAATTAAACTAACTTTACTGTATTGATATTAGGGCTGAACAATATATCAACATCATATCGATATCGTGAagctagatatcgtcttagagtTTGGATATCATGATATCATAATATGGTATGAgctgtcttttcctggttttaaaggttACATTACAGTAATGTGATGTCATTTTAATTGATGACCTTaacagactgttctagctgttctattatttgcctttacccactaagtcattatatccacattactggtgattatttatcaaaaatctctcAAATATTTTATGAATGCATCAATAGTCAATCCTTCAACAGCGTCACAATATCTATTCATTATCTGGGTCTTCTGGCTTTTGGATTTGACTTGCCTGGTTTGATAAAGGTTACAGAATGAGTACAAACGATATCAGTGATGATCATTACAACATAACCAGTGTTTCATGAAGCCATGCCCTACATACACAATAAAGCAGTTCACACAAGCCACCACCAGAGGTCTGCAGacagctaaaagagagagaccaACATCACACCCTGGGCATGACTCTTTCCCACAGAATTGTAGAGCTTATTCAAGCTACTTGTAACTACTGCTACTCGTCTCCTGGCGATGGAGTCAGGAGGAGTCATATTTGTAAGATCAACCAACCTGGCAACTTTCACACTTGCATGGTATTAAAACCTTAATGCGCTGAAAACTGCCAACTCACTGTTGCGTGTctaagtgtgcgtgtgtgatagTGGCTGTAATTCTTGAACATATTGTGTGGAAGCTACGGTGGCTATTCAGGACTTACTCATTCATGTACTTACTCCTTAAAAGAACTTTCTCACACCCTTTTATAACACAGTATCGTAATACGGGAGTTTCACCACTTGCTTCACACTTCCCAGAATGTCTACAGAGAAGTTTGTGGCTTTTGTATGACCGCTTTTGGTTAACTTTAAAACAGCACAGATTCTtatttactgtactgtatgttattagattgtgttttatttctatactATATTCAGTCAGATTTTGGTGATTTATCAACTGTGTGGGACcaataaaaatagaaactacTCATcagggaaataaataattatccTGCACACAGGCCACCAATTCTAGCATGTTTCAAAATTCAGTTGTCACTATGAATATTTTACTGCTAAGAAGGATTTGTGGAACTGAAAAGATGCTCATATAGCTGGTTACATGCTGACATTGCTGAGAGAGAGATTTATATAGCATTTTGGCTTGTAGGCCATGTTAATGGTACTTATTTCATAACTCACTTATTACTCAGCGAGCTCTTCCCTCTTTCCTATTCTTCTGACTTCCCTTCATCTTGAGCTTTCTccattaatataatttattgaTCCTAAATGGTAAAATCACTGTGCTTCAGTCCTGTGTCAGTCTCTGTCAATCACACTTTCCCTTCTCTGCTGCCTTGCTGAAACTTGACCCCGATGCCACCTCTCTGTTCActctgtaaacacacagcagacGGTTTACACAACACTGCAATCTGATCGTGAGGTCCGCTGTGTGTACAAAGTATCGAGCTGCAGATATCAGCGTTAGACAGTCGGCATGGGGAGCATTACAAAACAGAAAGGTATCCTGACTCTGCCTCTTGTGTTGTGAGGAAATGCTGGTGTAGGCAGGTTTGAACTCTTAAGGTCACCAGAGTCTGTGGAAAACAAAACTGAACACCAAGTTAACCACAGTGTTCCAGtattaacatactgtaatgACTCAACAACATTACTGGCCTGTTTTCCTGTGTCAGCAGCTAGGTGTCTGTGAACTAGCACTGTCAGTAGGCCTCTAGCTGGGCTGGGTGCAACACAAAGCATCATAGCGGTCACGTGAAGCACTCAAATGACACAACAATGAGGCCGATCTGCTGCTCCACAACATTAACAAAACCTGGGTATTACATTATAATAGAATAAAGTCCATGGACTTCTCCAGTTACTTTGGTCTGTTTTAACACAATTAGGCCAAAATTTAACTGAGGATAGATGaccttttgatttttttatgaaactCTATGTGAAACTTTGAAGGGCTGTGGGTCCAACATCCACTTTTTGGTCAAACTTGGAGGGATATTTATATAAGTTTCCACTGGTTACTGGCCTACACCAGGAGGTCCCTATTATATTCATATATCAGGTCAagccatgaatgaatataaaaaatgtcTACATCCTATGCTGGTGGTTCAAGACTCCTTACCTGCCAACTGGCCTTAATAATAGCCTACCTTATACTCAAGTACACACATAACgttaagctaacgttagtgttatatactgtagctaCATTTAGACTAGGGATATGGGCCGATACTtattcaaatagctggatcggatatcaatatatatacatttttatgtttatatactatatacattatatactgtcattttaattcctgtttaagttttggccaatttgttgatgcattaaaaaggtttacacttgaattgtgattactattaatttttaagatttttttcccccaagttgctggtgtacgatttattattattattatagtatttatTGGTCAGAATTTGTTTAacaaagcgatgtttaagtcaagcctgattgctttacacattaaagaatgatcctagtcacttccacacagtgaggcatatcggtactcggtatcgaccAGTCGACCCAAAGCCCAGgtggtatcgctatcgggactgaaaaagtcagatcggtccATCATAACgtaagctaacgttagcgttATATAGCTACATTTAGACACATttagctgcaactaacgattatttacATTAACCTGCCGATTAtcttctcgattaatcgattgatctgtaaaatgtcaggaaaaatgTCCAAGCTTTGACAGACGCTAGTTTTGTCtgaccttaaaggggacatatcatgctcattttcaggttcatgcttgtattttgggtttctactagaacatgtttacatgctttaatgttaaaaaaacacattatttttctcataccgtctgtctgaCTATACCTGTGTTTTACCCtcagtctgaaacgctccgttttagcgcatttcaacggattGGCGAagaaattgcgttgctaggaaacagcttgggtccatgtgtacatcctgtcagctgatgtcattcccatacactgcaacaggaaataaactgggacacatttagaatgtttacgtttaaaaactgtgaaatggtctaaatattgtagatttgtgacatcacaaatggaaagaaatcctaacggcttgttttaaacgcacaatttctgaatacgggctgtgtgtatttctctgtatattgagatttttaatactttcacagtatttatatagaacttaaacctgctttataaaataaaagacatgaaaatcgcactttttacaatatgggacctttaagttcacAACTATTCATATATTAAATTTGATATAATAAACGCTAAATAAAGACAAGGAAGGGAGCTCATTTTGAGAGAAGCTGGAACAACAATttgattgtttatttttgtttatagcttatattgtttattgtatattggtagaattggtcaattttcattttttgtattcttattttattctaacgtttttgtctattctattgttattatactgcttatttgcaccaacaaaaccaaagcaaattcttagtgtatacctcttacacctggcaataaacacggttctgattctgattaattGATCATTCAACATTGTTTCCGTCTATCTCATcttcgattaatcgactaacgTTACTTGTTTGAACATCTAAGGTAGCCGTTAAACATCTAAGCTAGCCGTTAACCTGTTACCACAACAACGGACCAACGGTCAGGCTTCGTGACGTCGTTTGGTTCCAACGGACGACGGTCGCCGTGGTTGAGTTATTAGAACACTCACCTAACACCGCCAACCAGGCGATGATGAGGACGGCCATAGTGTGAGAGAGTTTCATCCTTTCAAGGCTAGAGTTTCCTTCTTTTTATCCCTGTAGTAGTAGAGATAAAGCCCGGAGAGGAGGTGTTGAGTGGCCGCTGCAGGAGGCGCAGGTAGGTAGGTCTACGCAGAGAACTGACACTTGACGTGACGGACCGTTATCCAAAACTGAGACGTCACTGTTGTTGCTCTtcttcctgttgttgttgttgtttacgtGTCTCTGTCTCCTGTGTGAGGATACAGGAGTTGTTTAGTAATCCTAAAGCACCGTCCTGCTGGTAGAAACTCGGTTAGATGTCGGTCACAGCCTCACAGACTGAGTAATAATCACTAGTCTCGTCATGTGAACTGAgagcatagagagagagagacacccgCCCAGTCACGTGAGACCGCCCCCTGCTCTCTCACGAGCTCTATTCAAGGCTCTATACTAATACATAATAAACTCTCCTCTGCTCCATTAACTAAAACTAAAGGTCactaaatatacatatacatacatatatatatatatatatatatatatatatatatatatatatatatatatatatatatatatatatatatagctgatCTATTACAtggcatttatttaaataatgtgttcaaatgtacaTTCTGATATCCCTTTTTACCAGGCAGCAATATACTATATTGTATACTTGGTGTGAATTTGAGTGAGAATTGTCAGGAAGAGAAGGCAAACCAACCAGCTGAAGCAAATGTATTCCTGCATTTGGTTTAGTGTTTTTCCCTGCCCTTATTTACTTGTAATTAGTACTAATAAATAATAAGCTGTCCTCTGCTccattaacaaaaaaatattatatataatatatattagtatatataatatatattagtatatataatatatattagtatatatatatatatatatatatatattagtatatactctatatatatatatatatatatataacatactcTTGTCCCATGTAAATGCATCAGAAAATGCTTGCTGATAAATATGACTTATTATAGACAGACTTACATAACTGTACATAATGTCAGGTGGGTGTAAAGAGACACCTAATGAGAAAAATAGTGCACTTCTAGGAATAATATTACAATTCTCCTTCAGGGAACTCACACAAGTAACATATGTCAAgactaattaattaaaattaaataagggAGGGGAAATACACTAAACCAAATGCAGGAATACATTTGCTTCAGCTGGTTGGTTTGCCTTCTCTCCCTGACACTTTTCACACAAATTCAAACCAAGTAATACTTGGTGTGACtttctatattttttaatctataatattacattatttattagttgattatattttgtattaataatctgaatctgtaaagtaactaaagttgtcagataaatgtagtggagtaaaaagtctaattatttccctctgagatgtagtgaggtagaagtagaaagtagcagagcatggaaatactcaagtaaagtagaagtacctcaaaattgtatttaagtaattagttacattccaccactgagtacattttatactgttgtgtttttcaaagcattacttactcttcctgttggaataaagtaattgttaattatttaactgcaaagtagtaatgtgtttctgataccttcacttttttttgcattaaatcataccgggatgtttgctgaaattgatgtGACGTGGCACAGCCCCACCAAGAAAAaattccaccagccgccactgccaAGTATACAATATAGTATATAGCTGCCTGGTATAAAGGGATATCAGAATGTACACTTGAAcacattatttaaataaatgccaTGTAATAGATCAGCTATATGGCATATCAAATGTACTGTAAGATCTGGAGAACAACTTGCTATATAGGAATGCAGCATGTGAgagtcctacacacacacacaccctgagcTGTGCAGGCTGCAAAGTGCATGTGTTGTGGGTAAGTCAGCTGACACCTCCATCAATTCACGAGGGTGTGCAAAACCCGAGAAGGAACGCAGGGGCTGCTTTAATGCTGCTGCCCAAGACTTATCAGGGCCCTGCTACATTCTCCCCTGCATAGTTTAACCAACACTTTTTCCACAAAAGACTTGCTGTTTCCTTGTCTTATAATGAGACTAGAATGTCAGACAACTAGctcttgtgacacatttgtttACGATCTATTTCTTAATCGTACAGAAGCTGTACATTCCCTGCTGTGATAGTGAAAGTATTAAGAAATACCCTTTCGGTTCCTTCTTCCAGTAACTTGAGATTTTAAAATCCTGAATGGCAAATTAACATCAAAGTGAAAATAGCCTGATCAATCAAGTATATGGAAAGAGAACCGTCAACTTCCTTACTGTATAATTTGGGGCTGAGTGATACAAACGGGAAAAAGACAACATAAAGTGTTGTGATGTGTAACAGACTTTCTCATCTACATAATGTCcatgttttgatactttaactGCACACCACATAGCTGAATACAAGACAAA
This window of the Sebastes fasciatus isolate fSebFas1 chromosome 2, fSebFas1.pri, whole genome shotgun sequence genome carries:
- the lamp1a gene encoding lysosome-associated membrane glycoprotein 1a, whose translation is MKLSHTMAVLIIAWLAVLGCVQAVTLEVNEGNSTCIKAELSASFSITYNTSSATRTVQFSLPDSTMVDADTSSCGTNGSSPSLVAVFGSGHALGLSFSTNGSLYSVDNLTLQYNLSDTSIFPEANSSAVVTVVSASVGIWAPINTTYRCVSPSTFAVGGATATFSDIRLEAYMPGNDLSPTESVCMADQASTTAPPTTASAATTTAPAPPPPAPTPPGIPERGTYSVNNSNGTVCLLAQMGLQLNVSYFSVSQNKTVQELVNLTPNLTSSSGSCEASSASLVLTQERSTTLSFTFTLNSTSNKYHLSGITLLANWSDATAPFSASNTSLDYLRSTLGRSYMCNAQQTLTVVPTFSLNTFRLQVQPFEVTTNQFATAEECQMDQDQMLIPIIVGAALAGLVLIVLIAYLIGRKRSHAGYQTI